A single genomic interval of Macadamia integrifolia cultivar HAES 741 chromosome 6, SCU_Mint_v3, whole genome shotgun sequence harbors:
- the LOC122082288 gene encoding rhodanese-like domain-containing protein 14, chloroplastic, producing the protein MIAPRLIITSYPAPSSLNPNSHISSSIPFSAPKFGSLCLTAGALSSSGVRLFSHSRSSSISTIRSAATKPVKSPAEEDWKIKREYLLQKRVRSVDVKEALRLQNENNFVILDVRPEADFKEVSHVDTDWCRSLIAAYLLVLNGYTNVFHLEGGLYSWFKEGLPAVAEE; encoded by the exons ATGATAGCTCCTAGACTGATCATCACCTCATACCCAGCTCCTTCTTCTTTGAATCCTAATTCCCATATCTCATCCTCAATTCCCTTCTCTGCTCCTAAATTTGGTTCTCTTTGCTTGACAGCAGGAGCCCTTTCTTCGTCCGGCGTGAGATTGTTTTCCCATTCTCGATCTTCCTCTATTTCTACAATCCGAAGTGCTGCCACCAAACCCGTGAAATCACCAG CTGAAGAAGATTGGAAAATCAAGCGTGAATATCTACTTCAGAAAAGG GTACGCAGCGTAGATGTAAAAGAAGCCTTACGCCTTCAGAATGAAAATAACTTTGTAATCCTTGATGTCCGCCCAGAAGCAGATTTCAAAGAGGTAAGT CATGTTGACACTGATTGGTGCAGGTCTCTAATAGCTGCTTACTTACTCGTTCTCAATGGATATACCAACGTTTTCCACTTGGAAGGAGGTCTATACTCATGGTTTAAGGAAGGATTACCTGCAGTTGCGGAGGAGTGA
- the LOC122081434 gene encoding mitochondrial import inner membrane translocase subunit TIM23-2-like, translated as MAFSKSDHGDEDRPRLYNPYQDLHLPVQTLYKLPTSPEFLFQEESLVQRRSWGENLTYYTGCGYLAGAIAGAGKGFVEGVKAFEEGDNLKLRTNRILNASGHSGRQFGNRAGIIGLLYAGLESGLVAVRDTDDVVNSVLAGLGTGALYKAASGPRSAAVAGAIGGLMVGAVVTGKQVLKRYVPI; from the coding sequence atGGCGTTTTCGAAAAGTGATCATGGAGATGAAGATCGGCCTCGTCTCTATAACCCCTACCAAGATCTGCATCTACCGGTTCAGACCCTTTATAAGCTCCCGACCTCCCCCGAATTCCTTTTCCAAGAAGAGTCCCTTGTGCAGCGCAGATCCTGGGGTGAGAATCTTACGTATTACACCGGCTGTGGGTATCTCGCTGGAGCTATCGCCGGCGCAGGCAAGGGTTTTGTTGAAGGCGTCAAGGCGTTTGAAGAGGGCGACAACTTGAAACTCCGGACCAATCGCATCCTCAACGCCTCCGGTCACTCTGGCCGTCAATTCGGTAACCGAGCTGGCATTATTGGCTTGTTGTACGCGGGACTGGAGAGCGGACTCGTCGCCGTCAGAGACACGGATGACGTCGTGAACAGTGTCTTGGCCGGTCTTGGTACCGGAGCCCTGTATAAGGCGGCGTCAGGGCCAAGGTCGGCCGCTGTCGCCGGCGCTATTGGAGGGCTGATGGTCGGAGCTGTTGTCACTGGGAAGCAGGTTTTGAAGAGATACGTTCCCATCTag